One window of the Chitinimonas sp. BJYL2 genome contains the following:
- the tig gene encoding trigger factor: protein MQAQLETLGQLERRLDFSIPSADIELAVDARLKRVARTARIQGFRPGKAPMKIVAANYGMQAREEALNEQVQTAFSRAVEDNKLRVAGYPRFEGKPAQGDAFEFSATFEVYPEVVVGDLSGVEVERPVLTVTDAEVDKTLEILRKQRTRFDRVERAAEKGDRVIVDFKGTIDGVAFAGGSADNYAFLVGEGQMLPEFDNAVLGMKEGESKTFDLAFPADYQGADVAGKTAQFEVSVKNVAGAQLPALDAEFAKLLGVESGDVDALRAEVRKNVEREVKRRLAARAKESVMQALIAATPLELPKSLVGQEIGRLIENARQEMQQRGFDPKEMPFPAELFEAQAKQRVALGLILAEVVRANNLQAKPEQIKTIVDEFAESYEHPEEVVKWYYSSPDRLEGPESLALEDNVVEFVYAKAKTVDKELNFDELMGQRA, encoded by the coding sequence ATGCAAGCACAACTGGAAACGCTGGGCCAACTGGAGCGCCGCCTCGACTTCTCGATCCCGTCGGCTGATATCGAGCTTGCTGTCGATGCACGCCTCAAGCGCGTGGCTCGTACCGCCCGCATCCAGGGCTTCCGCCCCGGCAAGGCGCCGATGAAGATCGTGGCTGCCAACTATGGCATGCAAGCGCGTGAAGAGGCCCTCAACGAACAAGTGCAGACGGCATTCTCCCGCGCCGTAGAAGACAACAAGCTGCGCGTGGCAGGTTATCCGCGCTTCGAAGGCAAACCTGCCCAAGGTGACGCCTTTGAGTTCAGCGCCACCTTCGAGGTGTACCCCGAAGTCGTGGTGGGTGACCTCAGCGGCGTTGAAGTCGAGCGCCCTGTATTGACCGTGACCGATGCAGAAGTCGACAAGACGCTGGAGATCCTGCGCAAGCAGCGCACCCGCTTTGACCGCGTTGAGCGCGCCGCCGAAAAGGGTGACCGCGTGATCGTCGATTTCAAAGGCACGATTGATGGCGTAGCCTTTGCCGGCGGTTCTGCCGACAACTATGCTTTCCTGGTCGGTGAAGGCCAGATGCTGCCCGAGTTCGACAATGCCGTGCTGGGCATGAAGGAAGGCGAGAGCAAGACCTTTGATCTGGCTTTCCCGGCGGATTATCAGGGTGCTGACGTGGCTGGCAAGACCGCCCAGTTTGAAGTCAGCGTCAAGAATGTGGCTGGCGCCCAACTGCCGGCACTGGACGCCGAATTCGCCAAGCTGCTGGGTGTGGAAAGCGGCGACGTGGACGCCCTGCGCGCTGAAGTGCGCAAGAACGTCGAGCGTGAAGTGAAGCGCCGTCTGGCCGCACGCGCCAAGGAAAGCGTGATGCAGGCACTGATCGCCGCCACGCCGCTGGAGCTGCCGAAGTCTCTGGTCGGTCAGGAAATCGGCCGCCTGATCGAAAACGCGCGCCAGGAAATGCAACAGCGCGGTTTCGACCCCAAGGAAATGCCTTTCCCGGCCGAGCTGTTCGAAGCGCAGGCCAAGCAGCGTGTGGCACTCGGCCTGATTTTGGCCGAAGTCGTACGTGCCAATAATCTGCAAGCCAAGCCCGAACAGATCAAGACCATTGTTGACGAGTTCGCCGAGAGCTACGAGCATCCCGAAGAAGTGGTCAAGTGGTACTATTCCAGCCCTGACCGCCTCGAAGGCCCTGAGTCGCTGGCACTGGAAGACAATGTCGTCGAGTTTGTCTATGCCAAGGCCAAGACGGTGGACAAGGAACTGAATTTTGATGAGCTGATGGGCCAGCGCGCCTGA